The Thioalkalivibrio sulfidiphilus HL-EbGr7 genome includes the window CCTTCGGCGACTTCCAGGAAGAACTGGAGCTGACCCGCGAGGAGGACAAGCAGGCCCTGCTGATCTTCTTCGAGATGGACGAGTGCCCCTTCTGCCACCGCATGAAGCAGAACGTGCTCAACCAGCCCGAGGTGCAGGCCTTCTACCGCGAGCATTTCCGTATTCTGAGCGTGGACGTGAACGGCGACGTGGAGGTCACCAATTTCCAGGGTGAGACCGTGCGCCAGGCCGACTTCGCCTTCCGCGAGAACCGGGTGCGCGCCACCCCGGTGTTCCAGTTCTACGACCCCGAGGGCAATCCCATCGCCCGCTTCACCGGCGCCACCTCGGGCGTGGAGGAATTCCTGTGGCTGGGCGAGTTCGTCGCCGAGGGCCACTACAAGGACAACAACTTCAACCGCTTCAAGCGCGAGCGACAGGCCCAGTCACGGCAATGATGCGATCAGGGAGGAACGCCGGGCGTGCGTGGGGGCGCGCGCTCGTGGGCACAGTGCTGTGCCTGGCCACTGGCGCCATGGCCGAGACCCGTCTGCCATCGCCACTCACCTTGAGCGACGCGCTCGTCTTCGCCGATGACGAACACCCCGCCGTGGCCCAGGGCCGTGCCGGCGTGCTGCGCGGCGAGGCCGAGCGCCTGGCCGTCGAGAGCGCCAATGATCTCGCCGTGGGCATCCGTCTCAATGCCCGCTGGGTGGACCCCAATGAACGGGCCCCGGACCAGGGCAACAACGACTCCCAGGCCATCCTGCGCCTTTCCAAGCCCCTCTATGATTTCGGTCGCAGCAGCAACGCCCGGGCGGCCGCCGAGACCGCCCTGCGCGGCCAGCAGGAGCAGCACCTGAGCCTGGTGGCCCGCCAGCGCATGGAGATCATGCGCCGCTACTTCGACGTGCTGATGGCGGACCTGGCCTACATGAGAGACAACGAGGACATGGCGGTAGCGTACGTGGAACTAGACAAGGCGAGGTCTAGTAACGAACTGGGGATGCTTTCAGATATCAAGCTATTGGAACTCGACACTCATTATCAGGGAACGCTGCAGCGCCGCCAGTTCTCATTGCAGGCAACTCGCAGCACCCGCAACCGCCTGGCCCTGGCCTTGAACCGCCCGGACCAGGTGCCCTCGGACCTGATCAATCCCGCCCTGCCCGGCAACGACCGGGCGCTGCCCGAGATCGAGGAGCTCTACGCCCTGGCCGAGGTCGGCAACCGCCGCCTGGCCAGCCTGCGCCTGGAGGCCGAGGCCGCCAGCCAGCGCATCGCCGCGCGGCGCGCCGACCGTCGCCCCGTGCTCAGTCTGGAGGCCGAGGCCGCCCACTACGAGCGGGTGCTGGGTGGGCGCGATGATTTTGCCGCCGGGCTGGTGCTGGACATCCCGCTCTACAGCGGCGGACGCGTGGATGCGGGCGTGGCCCGGGAGCAGGCCAACCTCTACGATGTCCAGGCGCGCCTGCGCCAGCACGAACTGGACCTGCGCCAGGCGGTGCTCGAGACCTGGCTGGAGATCCAGCGCCTGCGCACCCAGCGTGACCATGCCCGCGCCACCGCCGACTACCGCGACCTGTACCTGGACCGCAGCCGCGCCCTCTACGAACTGGAGGTGGCCACGGACCTGGGGGATGCCATGACCCAGCAGTCCGCAGCCATGCTGTTCACGGCGCAGACGGAATTCGAACTGGCGCTGGCCTGGGAGCGGCTCGCCCTGCTCACCGGCCAACCGGACTTCAGCGCCGTGCACGCCAGCCACGCACAGGGCACGCCCTGATGAACCAGAACCGGGAGTTGCCACCCATGTCCAGCCCATCCAAAACTCGGCGCCTCGCCGCCCTGCTGTCCGCCCTGGCCCTGTCGCTGACCCTGGCCGCGCCCGTGGCGCTGGCCGAGGAGAT containing:
- a CDS encoding TolC family protein, with the protein product MMRSGRNAGRAWGRALVGTVLCLATGAMAETRLPSPLTLSDALVFADDEHPAVAQGRAGVLRGEAERLAVESANDLAVGIRLNARWVDPNERAPDQGNNDSQAILRLSKPLYDFGRSSNARAAAETALRGQQEQHLSLVARQRMEIMRRYFDVLMADLAYMRDNEDMAVAYVELDKARSSNELGMLSDIKLLELDTHYQGTLQRRQFSLQATRSTRNRLALALNRPDQVPSDLINPALPGNDRALPEIEELYALAEVGNRRLASLRLEAEAASQRIAARRADRRPVLSLEAEAAHYERVLGGRDDFAAGLVLDIPLYSGGRVDAGVAREQANLYDVQARLRQHELDLRQAVLETWLEIQRLRTQRDHARATADYRDLYLDRSRALYELEVATDLGDAMTQQSAAMLFTAQTEFELALAWERLALLTGQPDFSAVHASHAQGTP
- a CDS encoding thioredoxin family protein, with the protein product MSPVILIVTLLVWSSVARAAGGLDPYEHFFQTTFGDFQEELELTREEDKQALLIFFEMDECPFCHRMKQNVLNQPEVQAFYREHFRILSVDVNGDVEVTNFQGETVRQADFAFRENRVRATPVFQFYDPEGNPIARFTGATSGVEEFLWLGEFVAEGHYKDNNFNRFKRERQAQSRQ